From a single Glycine soja cultivar W05 chromosome 19, ASM419377v2, whole genome shotgun sequence genomic region:
- the LOC114398287 gene encoding disease resistance protein RGA2-like has product MAELFIFSIAESLITKLASHAFQEASRVVGLYDHLRDLKKTLSLVKAVLLDAEQKQEHNHELQEWLRQLKSVFYDAQDVLDEFECQTLQKQLLKAHGTIKDQVRHFFSSSNPLVFRSKMAQQIKDVSKRLDKVAADRHKFGLRIIDVDTRVVHRRDTSRMTHSRVSDSDVIGREHDKKKIIELLMQQNPNDDDKSLSVIPIVGIGGLGKTTLAKFVFNDKRIDKCFSLKIWVCVSDDFDINQLIIKIINSANVADAPLPQQNLNMVDLEQLQNRLRNILAGQKFLLVLDDVWNDDRVKWVELRNLIQEGVAAGSKILVTTRIDSIASMMGTVTSHKLQSLSPENSLSLFVKWAFKEGEEEKHPHLVNIGKEILNKCKGVPLAVRTLGSLLFSKFEAKEWEYVRDNEIWNLPQKKDDILPALKLSYDFLPSYLRQCFALFSLYPKDYKFHSFEVSRLWGALGVLASPRKNETPEDVVKQYLVELLSRSFLQDFIDGGTFYQFKIHDLVHDLAVFVTKEECLLINSHIQNIPENIWHLSFAEYNFIGNSFTSKSVAVRTIMFPNGAEGANVEALLNTCVSKFKLLRVLDLSDSTCKTLSGSIGKLKHLRYFSIQNNRNIKRLPNSICKIQNLQFLNVLGCKELEALPKGLRKLTSLRSLDISTKQPVLPYSEITNLISLAHLSIGSSHNMESIFGGVKFPALKTLYVADCHSLKSLPLDVTNFPELETLFVQDCVNLDLELWKDGHEEQNLNGLPQLVKLKYVAFWGLPQLVALPQWLQETANSLQTLIIKNCNNLEMLPEWLSTMTNPKALHISDCPKLISLPDNIHHLAALEHLHIRGCPELCKKCQPHVGEFWSKISHIKDVCIEEPEKLEEENE; this is encoded by the coding sequence ATGGCTGAATTATTCATCTTCAGCATCGCTGAGTCTCTCATAACAAAGCTTGCTTCTCATGCTTTCCAAGAAGCTTCTCGGGTGGTGGGTTTGTACGACCATCTCCGAGACCTTAAAAAGACTCTCTCATTAGTCAAGGCAGTGCTGTTAGATGCTGAGCAAAAGCAGGAGCATAACCATGAGCTGCAGGAATGGCTGAGGCAGCTCAAAAGTGTCTTCTATGATGCCCAAGATGTGTTGGATGAATTTGAATGCCAAACACTGCAAAAGCAACTGCTCAAAGCTCATGGTACCATCAAAGACCAGGTAAGACACTTCTTCTCAAGTTCTAATCCACTTGTTTTTCGTTCCAAGATGGCTCAACAAATCAAAGATGTCAGCAAGAGGCTAGACAAGGTTGCAGCTGATAGGCATAAGTTTGGTCTCCGAATAATTGATGTTGACACACGAGTCGTTCATAGGAGAGACACGAGTCGCATGACACACTCCCGTGTGAGTGACTCAGATGTGATCGGAAGggaacatgataaaaaaaagatcatAGAGCTTTTGATGCAGCAGAATCccaatgatgatgacaaaagtcTCTCTGTTATCCCCATTGTGGGAATTGGAGGCTTGGGAAAAACTACGCTTGCAAAGTTTGTGTTTAATGATAAGAGGATAGATAAGTGTTTCTCATTGAAGATATGGGTGTGTGTTTCTGATGACTTTGACATTAACCAACTCATTATTAAAATCATCAATTCTGCTAATGTTGCTGATGCTCCTCTTCCCCAACAGAATTTAAACATGGTCGATCTGGAGCAATTACAAAATCGACTGAGAAACATACTTGCCGGTCAAAAATTCTTACTTGTCTTGGATGACGTATGGAATGATGACCGTGTTAAATGGGTTGAGTTGAGGAATTTAATACAAGAAGGGGTTGCTGCAGGAAGTAAAATTCTAGTGACTACACGTATTGATTCCATTGCTTCCATGATGGGAACTGTTACCTCTCACAAGTTACAAAGCCTTTCTCCGGAGAATTCATTGTCTCTTTTTGTCAAATGGGCATTTAAAGAAGGCGAAGAGGAAAAACATCCTCATTTGGTAAATATCGGAAAAGAAATTCTGAACAAATGCAAAGGGGTTCCATTGGCTGTAAGAACATTGGGGAGTTtactattttcaaaatttgaggcAAAGGAGTGGGAATATGTGAGAGACAATGAAATTTGGAATTTGCCACAAAAAAAAGATGACATTTTACCTGCACTTAAATTAAGTTATGATTTCTTGCCTTCCTATTTAAGGCAGTGTTTTGCATTATTTTCGCTTTACCCAAAGGATTATAAATTTCATAGTTTTGAGGTAAGTAGGCTTTGGGGGGCACTTGGTGTCCTTGCATCACCTAGAAAGAATGAGACGCCGGAAGATGTTGTCAAACAGTATCTGGTTGAATTACTATCAAGATCTTTCCTTCAAGATTTTATCGATGGTGGCactttttatcaatttaaaattcatgATTTGGTGCATGATCTTGCTGTATTTGTTACAAAAGAGGAGTGTCTACTTATAAATTCCCACATTCAAAATATTCCTGAGAATATTTGGCATCTGTCTTTTGCTGAATACAATTTTATTGGAAATTCATTCACCTCAAAATCGGTAGCTGTGAGAACCATAATGTTTCCAAATGGTGCAGAAGGAGCCAACGTTGAAGCTTTGCTAAATACTTGTGTGTCAAAGTTCAAATTATTGCGAGTTTTGGATTTAAGTGATTCGACATGCAAGACTTTGTCAGGTTCCATTGGTAAGTTGAAACACTTGAGATATTTCAGCATTCAGAATAATCGCAACATCAAAAGACTCCCCAATTCTATTTGCAAGATCCAAAATTTGCAATTCTTGAATGTTCTGGGATGCAAGGAGCTGGAAGCATTGCCCAAAGGATTAAGAAAATTGACTAGTCTTCGGTCTTTGGATATAAGTACAAAGCAACCTGTTTTGCCTTACAGTGAGATTACCAACTTGATCTCGCTTGCACATCTGTCTATTGGATCAAGCCATAATATGGAGTCTATCTTTGGAGGGGTGAAGTTCCCTGCTCTTAAAACATTGTATGTTGCTGACTGTCATAGTCTGAAGTCCTTGCCACTGGATGTTACAAACTTTCCTGAATTAGAAACTCTGTTTGTTCAAGACTGCGTTAATCTGGACTTGGAACTGTGGAAGGACGGCCATGAAGAACAAAACCTCAATGGCTTACCACAGCTGGTGAAGTTAAAATATGTTGCATTTTGGGGCTTACCACAGCTGGTGGCCTTACCTCAATGGCTTCAAGAAACTGCCAACTCCTTACAGACCTTGATTATTAAAAACTGCAACAATCTTGAAATGCTTCCGGAGTGGCTGTCAACTATGACTAATCCGAAAGCACTTCATATATCAGATTGTCCAAAGCTTATATCTCTCCCGGATAACATCCATCACCTCGCCGCACTTGAACATTTGCATATCAGAGGTTGCCCTGAATTATGCAAAAAATGCCAGCCCCATGTCGGTGAGTTTTGGTCCAAAATATCACATATCAAAGACGTCTGCATTGAAGAACCAGAAAAGCTGGAGGAAGAAAACGAATAG